In Gemmatimonadaceae bacterium, the sequence CCCGACGGGCATCACGGGTGCGCAGCTCACCGCTCGCGCGACGCTCCAGGCGCAGAAATTCGACGCGCAGTTTTCGGTTCCGTCGCCCGTGTCGACGCTCCGGCGCGACGGCGAGAACGTCGCGATCGACATCGATGGCGGCGAGCGCGCCACCGCGCGGTGCGTGCTCATTGCCACCGGCGCCGACTACCGGCGCCTCGACGTCCCCGGCCGCGAGCGCTTCGACGGGTTAGGCGTGTACTACGAAGCGACGCCGACCGAGTTAGGCGAGTGCCGCGACATCGACGTCGTGCTCGTCGGCGGCGGCAACTCCGCCGGCCAGGCAGCCCTGTTTCTGGCCGAGCACCTGCCGCACGTGTTCCTGCTCGTGCGCGGCGGCGACCTGCGCGCCGGCATGTCGAGCTACCTCGCCGAGCGCATCGAAGGCTGCGACAACATCGAGGTGCTCGACCACACCGAAATTCGCGAGATGCAGGGCGGAGAGCGTCTGGAACGCATCGTCGTCGCGGACACCGGCACCGGGGCCACGCGCACGATCGACACACCGGCCGTCTTCACCTTCATTGGCGCAGTGCCGCGCACGGACTGGCTGCCGGACGGGATCGAAACCGACGACGACGGCTACATCCGCACCGGACGCGCGGCAGCGGCTTCGCCTAACTGGTCGGGGTCGCGGCCGCCGTTCCTCCTCGAGACCAGTTGGCCCGGCGTGTTTGCCGCCGGCGACGTGCGACTGGGGTCCGTCAAACGGGTGGCATCCGCCGTCGGCGAAGGGGCCATGGCCGTGAAATTTGTCCACGAATACCTTGCGGAACGCTCCCCGTGACGGGTATGAGACCTGCATGCGCGCTGCGCGGACGTCCGCGCATCTCGGCGCCTCGTCCGCCCGGCGCCCGCAGATCGCGGCCGGTCTCACTGCTTTCACGACGTGGAGGTTCCCGGTGGCTGACACGAGCCGCACGGCTCGCTCCGACTACAGCCGAATCGCGCGCGTTCTCGAGCAAGACGGCGCCGGGCTCCTCGATGCCTGGGTTGCTGCCCAGTCTGCCGTCAGATCCGCGCGCGGCAGCATCTCCGCCAACGAGTTGCGCGCTCAGTCGCGCGAATTCATCGCGCTGCTCGAGAAGGCGGCAGCCAACAATCCAGGGGACGTCGGCGGCGCCGGGTGGGACGAGGTCCGTGGATTCCTGGCAGACCTTTCCAGGTCTCGGGCGACGCAAGGGTTCTCTCCGTCCGAGACGGCCACGTTTGTGTTCTCGCTCAAGGAGCCCTTGTTCACCAGACTGCGCCGCTTCGCAGGCTCCGACACCGACCTGCTCGCGAACGATGTGTGGAACGCCACCGCCATTCTCGACGAGCTCGGCCTCTACACCACCGAGGTCTATCAGAAGAACCGGGAAGCGCTGATCGCCCGGCAACAACAGGATCTGCTCGAGTTGTCGACGCCTGTCGTCAAGCTCTGGGATGGAATTCTTGCGCTGCCGATGGTCGGCACGCTCGACAGCAGCCGCACCCAGATCGCCATGGAAACGCTGCTCCAGCGCATCGTGGAAACGGGTTCGGACGTCGCAATCCTCGACATCACCGGCGTGCCGACGGTGGACACCCTCACGGCACAGCATCTTCTCAAGACGGTGAACGCCGTCCACCTGATGGGCGCCGAGTGCATCATCAGCGGGATTCGCCCGCAGATCGCGCAGACCATCGTGCACCTGGGTGTCGACCTGACCGGTGTCGTGACCAAGTCGAGTCTGGCGGACGCCTTCAAGTTCGCGCTGCAGCGCACGGGCCGCTCGGTGGCTCGAATCGCCCCTCCTGCTCCGGAATCGCGCGCCCGCGAGCGCGCCTGAGGGACCAATCGATGGAGCGCATCCCGATCCTCCGGATGGGGCCGTTTCTCATCGTCAGCATTCAGGTCGACATGCACGACCGGCTGGCGCTCACGCTACAGGCAGATCTCGCGGCGCGCATCTCGGAGACGGGCGCACGGGGCGTGCTGCTCGACATCTCATCGCTCGAAGTGGTGGACTCGTTCATCGGGCGAATGATCTCGGACATTGCCGGAACATCGCGCGTTCTGGATGCTGAAACGGTTGTCGTGGGCATCCAGCCCGCCGTCGCGATCACGCTCGTCGAGCTCGGACTGTCGCTGCCCGGAGTGCGCACGGCACTCAACGTAGAAAAGGGAATGGCGCTGCTGCGCGCGGCGACTGCCGATGCCAGACAGTGGGACGCGGCTGCCGGCTCTGAAACATCGTCCGAGAATGCCGATGGCAGTGCTGCGATGTGAAACCATGCCGGTTCGCTCGCAACAAGACGTGGTCGCGGTTCGGCAGAGCGTGCGATCATGGGCCGTCGCGCAGGGGCTGAGTCTCGTCGACCAGACGAAAATTGTGACGGCGGCGAGCGAGCTGGCGCGCAATACGCTGGACCACGGGGGCGGCGGCACGGCGCGCCTCGAGGCAGTGAGCGACGACGGGCGCGCGGGCCTGCGGCTCACGTTCGAGGACCGCGGGCCGGGAATTGCAGACGTTTCGCTGGCGATGACGGATGGCTACTCCACGGGCAAGGGCTTGGGCCTCGGCCTGGGCGGGGCCAAGCGGCTGTCCAACGATTTCGACCTCTGGTCGCGCGCCGGCGAAGGCACGCGCGTGACCATTACCAAGTGGAAGTGACGTGATGGTGCCGGAATCGACCGCGCTCCCGGCTTTGGACGATGCGTTAGGCGGGCCGGCATCTGTCGCGCTCGAGGTCACTGAGCAGAGCCACATCGGCGAAGCGCGCCGGCGCGCCGCGCCGCTGGGCGTAGCCGCGGGCATGAGCGAGACCGAGCGCGGCACTCTGGCCGTCGTCGTGACCGAAGCGGCGACCAACCTCGTCCGCCACGCGTCGCAGGGGCTGCTGC encodes:
- a CDS encoding anti-sigma regulatory factor, with protein sequence MPVRSQQDVVAVRQSVRSWAVAQGLSLVDQTKIVTAASELARNTLDHGGGGTARLEAVSDDGRAGLRLTFEDRGPGIADVSLAMTDGYSTGKGLGLGLGGAKRLSNDFDLWSRAGEGTRVTITKWK
- a CDS encoding STAS domain-containing protein, producing the protein MADTSRTARSDYSRIARVLEQDGAGLLDAWVAAQSAVRSARGSISANELRAQSREFIALLEKAAANNPGDVGGAGWDEVRGFLADLSRSRATQGFSPSETATFVFSLKEPLFTRLRRFAGSDTDLLANDVWNATAILDELGLYTTEVYQKNREALIARQQQDLLELSTPVVKLWDGILALPMVGTLDSSRTQIAMETLLQRIVETGSDVAILDITGVPTVDTLTAQHLLKTVNAVHLMGAECIISGIRPQIAQTIVHLGVDLTGVVTKSSLADAFKFALQRTGRSVARIAPPAPESRARERA
- a CDS encoding STAS domain-containing protein; its protein translation is MERIPILRMGPFLIVSIQVDMHDRLALTLQADLAARISETGARGVLLDISSLEVVDSFIGRMISDIAGTSRVLDAETVVVGIQPAVAITLVELGLSLPGVRTALNVEKGMALLRAATADARQWDAAAGSETSSENADGSAAM